In a genomic window of Macaca nemestrina isolate mMacNem1 chromosome 18, mMacNem.hap1, whole genome shotgun sequence:
- the LOC105482897 gene encoding insulin-like growth factor-binding protein 3 receptor isoform X1, producing the protein MGNCQAGHNLHLCLAHHPPLVCATLILLLLGLSGLGLGSFLLTHRTGLRSPDIPQDWVSFLRSFGQLTLCPRNGTVTGKWRGSHVVGLLTTLNFGDGPDRNKTRIFQATVLGSQMGLKGSSAGQLVLITARVTTERTAGTCLYFSAVPGILPSSQPPISCSEEGAGNATLSPRMGEECVSVWSHEGLVLTKLLTSEELALCGSRLLVLGSFLLLFCGLLCCVTAMCFHPRRESHWSRTRL; encoded by the exons ATGGGCAACTGCCAGGCAGGGCACAACCTGCACCTGTGTCTGGCCCACCACCCACCTCTGGTCTGTGCCACTTTGATCCTGCTGCTCCTTGGCCTCTCCGGCCTGGGCCTTGGCAGCTTCCTCCTCACCCACAGGACTGGCCTGCGCAGCCCTGACATCCCCCAG GACTGGGTCTCTTTTTTGAGATCTTTTGGCCAGCTGACCCTGTGTCCCAGGAATGGGACAGTCACAGGGAAGTGGCGAGGGTCTCACGTCGTGGGCTTACTGACCACCTTGAACTTCGGAGACGGTCCAGACAGGAACAAGACCCGGATATTCCAGGCGACGGTCTTGGGTAGTCAGATGGGATTGAAAG GATCTTCTGCAGGACAACTGGTCCTTATCACAGCCAGGGTGACCACAGAAAGGACTGCAGGAACCTGCCTGTATTTTAGTGCTGTTCCAGGAATCCTACCCTCCAGTCAGCCACCCATATCCTGCTCAGAGGAGGGGGCTGGAAATGCCACCCTGAGCCCTAGAATGGGTGAGGAGTGCGTTAGTGTCTGGAGCCACGAAGGCCTTGTGCTGACCAAGCTGCTGACCTCG GAGGAGCTGGCTCTGTGTGGCTCCAGGCTGCTGGTCTTGGGCTCCTTCCTGCTTCTCTTCTGTGGCCTTCTCTGCTGTGTCACTGCTATGTGCTTCCACCCGCGCCGGGAGTCCCACTGGTCTAGAACCCGGCTCTGA
- the LOC105482897 gene encoding insulin-like growth factor-binding protein 3 receptor isoform X2 produces MGNCQAGHNLHLCLAHHPPLVCATLILLLLGLSGLGLGSFLLTHRTGLRSPDIPQDWVSFLRSFGQLTLCPRNGTVTGKWRGSHVVGLLTTLNFGDGPDRNKTRIFQATVLGSQMGLKGSSAGQLVLITARVTTERTAGTCLYFSAVPGILPSSQPPISCSEEGAGNATLSPRMGEECVSVWSHEGLVLTKLLTSV; encoded by the exons ATGGGCAACTGCCAGGCAGGGCACAACCTGCACCTGTGTCTGGCCCACCACCCACCTCTGGTCTGTGCCACTTTGATCCTGCTGCTCCTTGGCCTCTCCGGCCTGGGCCTTGGCAGCTTCCTCCTCACCCACAGGACTGGCCTGCGCAGCCCTGACATCCCCCAG GACTGGGTCTCTTTTTTGAGATCTTTTGGCCAGCTGACCCTGTGTCCCAGGAATGGGACAGTCACAGGGAAGTGGCGAGGGTCTCACGTCGTGGGCTTACTGACCACCTTGAACTTCGGAGACGGTCCAGACAGGAACAAGACCCGGATATTCCAGGCGACGGTCTTGGGTAGTCAGATGGGATTGAAAG GATCTTCTGCAGGACAACTGGTCCTTATCACAGCCAGGGTGACCACAGAAAGGACTGCAGGAACCTGCCTGTATTTTAGTGCTGTTCCAGGAATCCTACCCTCCAGTCAGCCACCCATATCCTGCTCAGAGGAGGGGGCTGGAAATGCCACCCTGAGCCCTAGAATGGGTGAGGAGTGCGTTAGTGTCTGGAGCCACGAAGGCCTTGTGCTGACCAAGCTGCTGACCTCG gTGTGA